One Bacteroidota bacterium genomic window carries:
- a CDS encoding succinate dehydrogenase cytochrome b subunit, giving the protein MTIDQYINSSIGKKTVMAATGLFLCLFLVEHLYSNLLLLFTDGGVAFTEWSHTLVHNMFIRLVEVFLFAAIILHVVQAVYLTKQSSDARPVKYAVYKVNETSSPFSRNMGISGSLILFFIVVHMWQFFVPYRIMDTVGGEGQVNVAETIKEAFQNPWYVLLYVASATFLAFHLNHGFQSAFTTLGLNSKKYKGLISLFGSFFAFGFVGLGFSIIPILFYFGIAGNTF; this is encoded by the coding sequence ATGACTATTGATCAATACATCAATTCAAGCATAGGCAAAAAAACCGTGATGGCGGCAACGGGCTTGTTCCTCTGCTTATTTCTTGTCGAACATCTTTACAGCAACCTTCTCCTTCTCTTTACTGACGGAGGAGTTGCTTTTACCGAATGGTCGCATACGTTGGTGCACAATATGTTTATCCGTCTTGTTGAAGTATTTCTTTTTGCAGCAATCATTCTTCATGTGGTGCAGGCAGTTTATCTGACAAAACAGAGCTCTGATGCGAGACCTGTAAAATATGCTGTTTACAAAGTGAATGAAACTTCTTCTCCTTTTTCGCGCAACATGGGTATCAGCGGAAGTTTGATTTTATTTTTTATCGTGGTTCACATGTGGCAGTTTTTTGTTCCCTACAGAATAATGGATACCGTGGGAGGTGAAGGACAGGTGAACGTGGCGGAAACAATAAAAGAAGCTTTTCAAAATCCATGGTACGTTCTCCTTTATGTTGCATCCGCAACCTTTCTTGCTTTTCATCTGAATCACGGATTTCAGTCCGCGTTTACTACGCTTGGACTTAATTCAAAAAAATACAAGGGGCTGATTTCCCTCTTCGGAAGTTTTTTTGCTTTTGGATTTGTTGGCCTCGGTTTTTCAATTATCCCGATTCTGTTTTATTTCGGCATTGCCGGCAATACTTTTTGA
- a CDS encoding PorP/SprF family type IX secretion system membrane protein, protein MKKYFVAGALLLSAFTVFGQDIHFSQYNLTPLVINPAQAGAYKNIEAIINYKSQWTSISPNAYKTAMLTGDMRLMQKKWKTSWLATGISIFSDKAGDGNMKTMQGNLSFGYHTQLNDKNTLGGALLAGFAQRSIDFSQLTWDEQYVNGTYNAANSSNEPVGNAKFGYPDFGLGILYQFNKGQMYSTANDMVIIHTGLALFHLNAPKYSYYDGSNEKLYTKIIGHADALIGIKNTNLSLVPGFLYMGQGPSGEILPGMYFRYMLREESKFTGYVKGASIMVGTHLRIKDAFIPSVQLEIAEYTLGISYDMNVSGLKSATSGKGGFEISLRYGNPNPFLYKSAASFQ, encoded by the coding sequence ATGAAAAAATATTTTGTTGCCGGAGCATTATTGCTTTCAGCATTTACTGTTTTCGGGCAGGACATCCACTTCTCTCAATACAACCTCACTCCGCTTGTAATTAATCCTGCTCAGGCAGGCGCTTATAAGAACATTGAGGCAATTATCAATTACAAAAGCCAGTGGACGAGTATTTCGCCCAATGCCTATAAAACCGCTATGCTTACTGGCGACATGCGCCTGATGCAGAAAAAATGGAAGACCAGCTGGCTGGCAACAGGCATTAGTATTTTCAGCGACAAAGCGGGTGATGGCAATATGAAAACCATGCAAGGAAATCTTTCTTTCGGATACCACACACAACTAAACGATAAAAATACTTTGGGCGGAGCGTTGCTTGCAGGATTTGCTCAACGCAGCATTGATTTCAGCCAACTCACGTGGGATGAACAGTACGTTAATGGAACATATAATGCCGCTAATTCCAGCAATGAACCTGTTGGAAATGCCAAATTCGGATATCCTGATTTCGGGCTCGGAATTTTGTATCAGTTCAACAAAGGGCAGATGTACTCAACAGCTAATGATATGGTGATTATTCATACCGGACTTGCTCTCTTTCACCTGAATGCACCCAAGTATTCCTATTATGATGGTTCCAATGAAAAACTTTATACAAAAATTATTGGTCATGCCGATGCGCTCATCGGAATTAAAAACACAAATCTTTCTTTAGTTCCCGGTTTCCTGTATATGGGGCAGGGTCCTTCAGGAGAAATTCTTCCCGGTATGTATTTTCGCTATATGCTTCGCGAAGAATCCAAGTTCACCGGCTATGTAAAAGGCGCTTCCATTATGGTGGGCACTCACCTGCGCATAAAAGATGCTTTCATTCCTTCTGTGCAATTGGAAATTGCTGAATACACTCTCGGAATCAGCTATGATATGAACGTTTCAGGATTAAAGTCAGCAACATCAGGCAAAGGAGGATTTGAAATCTCTTTGCGTTATGGCAACCCGAATCCGTTCCTCTATAAATCAGCGGCAAGTTTTCAATGA
- a CDS encoding GxxExxY protein, with protein sequence MLLTQRTQSLKSFTEKDYNALSQRIIYCCMEVHKELGPGLMESVYEVCTENVMRKEGLFVQCQVVLPVTFKGEKLEKEFVIDTIVNELIILEFKSVEVILPVHEAQLVTYLKLADKKLGLLINFNVPLLKEGIRRKINGDLNSV encoded by the coding sequence ATGCTTTTAACACAGAGAACACAGAGTTTAAAGAGTTTCACAGAGAAGGATTACAATGCTCTCTCTCAGAGAATCATTTATTGCTGCATGGAAGTTCACAAGGAACTTGGACCAGGATTGATGGAATCAGTATATGAAGTTTGTACAGAGAATGTCATGCGGAAAGAGGGACTCTTCGTGCAATGCCAAGTTGTTCTTCCCGTTACTTTTAAAGGAGAAAAACTTGAAAAAGAATTTGTGATAGACACAATCGTGAATGAATTAATCATTCTTGAATTTAAATCTGTGGAAGTGATTCTTCCTGTACACGAAGCGCAATTAGTAACCTATCTGAAATTAGCCGATAAAAAATTAGGACTGCTGATAAACTTTAATGTGCCATTATTAAAGGAAGGTATCAGAAGAAAAATAAACGGTGATTTAAACTCTGTGTAA
- a CDS encoding acyl transferase → MEIFRLQAEGNPVYPVEQKTKSHGVYKKYIEQLGATPEKIKSILHIPFLPIEFFKTHEVITKSQVTNHKSQVFLSSGTTGTERSKHYVSDISLYEKSFRKSFELFYGDVKQYAILALLPGYYENRNSSLIYMMQDLIRQSKNKYSTFYNQKDETLLQVLQTLLQKKQKVILFGVSFALLDFPSLPSPQPSPNGRGRKGEDWLFVVETGGMKGRRPARHQSGSMLTGGEEITREELHKILCEKFGVQKIHSEYGMTELLSQAYSTGDGIFNCPPWMKVFVRDVNDPFQIFPHGKTGALNIIDLANIHSCSFIATQDVGRIHKDGSFEVLGRMDNSDLRGCNLLMA, encoded by the coding sequence ATGGAGATTTTTCGCCTTCAGGCAGAAGGAAATCCTGTTTACCCCGTTGAACAAAAAACCAAGTCCCACGGGGTTTACAAAAAATATATTGAACAGCTTGGAGCGACTCCTGAAAAGATAAAAAGCATTTTGCATATCCCTTTCTTGCCGATTGAATTCTTCAAGACACACGAAGTAATTACCAAGTCTCAAGTCACAAATCACAAATCACAAGTTTTTCTTAGTTCTGGAACTACAGGAACGGAGCGCAGCAAACATTACGTTTCAGATATTTCACTGTATGAAAAAAGCTTTCGAAAAAGTTTTGAATTGTTTTACGGAGATGTAAAGCAATATGCCATCCTCGCGCTTCTTCCCGGGTATTATGAGAACCGGAATTCCTCCCTTATATATATGATGCAGGATTTAATCAGGCAAAGCAAAAACAAGTACAGCACGTTTTATAATCAGAAGGATGAAACTCTTTTGCAGGTGCTTCAAACTCTTTTACAGAAAAAGCAAAAAGTAATTTTATTCGGAGTTTCATTTGCGCTGTTAGATTTCCCCTCTTTGCCCTCACCCCAACCCTCTCCCAATGGGAGAGGGAGAAAGGGAGAGGACTGGCTGTTTGTTGTTGAAACGGGCGGCATGAAAGGGCGCAGACCTGCCCGCCATCAATCAGGCAGTATGTTGACAGGCGGGGAAGAAATCACCCGCGAAGAACTTCACAAAATCCTCTGCGAAAAATTCGGAGTGCAAAAAATACATTCTGAATACGGAATGACAGAGCTGTTATCACAGGCATATTCAACCGGTGATGGAATTTTTAACTGCCCGCCCTGGATGAAAGTTTTTGTGCGTGATGTGAACGACCCTTTTCAAATTTTTCCGCACGGAAAAACCGGTGCGCTCAATATTATTGACTTGGCAAACATTCATTCCTGCTCATTCATCGCAACTCAGGATGTTGGAAGAATTCATAAAGACGGTTCGTTTGAAGTGTTGGGCAGGATGGATAACAGCGATTTGAGGGGATGTAATTTATTAATGGCGTAA